In Acetoanaerobium noterae, the following are encoded in one genomic region:
- a CDS encoding V-type ATP synthase subunit F, translating to MMKSFLISDNRDTYVAMRLAGINGVIVHEREEILEAMKQALDDSSIGILILTELILEKVEKEVMSLKLHRKYPLIVEIPDRHGQRRDANYITKHINESVGIKI from the coding sequence ATGATGAAATCCTTCCTCATCAGTGATAACAGGGATACCTATGTAGCTATGAGACTAGCAGGTATAAACGGAGTTATCGTGCATGAAAGAGAAGAAATTTTAGAAGCTATGAAGCAGGCACTAGATGATTCTAGTATAGGAATATTAATCCTTACTGAGCTTATTCTTGAAAAAGTAGAAAAGGAAGTTATGTCCCTTAAGCTTCATAGGAAATATCCTTTGATAGTTGAAATTCCAGATCGTCATGGTCAAAGACGAGATGCAAATTATATTACTAAGCACATCAACGAATCGGTAGGTATAAAAATATAG
- a CDS encoding V-type ATP synthase subunit E produces MVTLEQKLSLFKKLVDEKVQKEIDEQILNKDDEIKDFLEKEKQILESNANRTKKAAIERIKRQKSEAISTMIQQERKLYLKKNEEILRDLLAKIEDKIRDFMQTDKYKEHIEATMLTSLEAFSSEEHIYVSIPPTNFNKAKEAAESALKKAGFENYTIIEAELNYIGGFVLENERQTIRLNKTFAEALYLKREDLGQMLHDAIRRGETL; encoded by the coding sequence ATGGTAACCTTAGAACAAAAACTGAGTTTGTTTAAAAAACTAGTAGATGAGAAGGTTCAAAAAGAGATAGATGAGCAGATATTAAATAAGGATGATGAGATAAAGGATTTTTTGGAAAAGGAAAAACAGATTTTAGAGTCAAATGCAAATCGTACTAAAAAAGCTGCGATAGAAAGAATTAAAAGACAAAAATCAGAAGCGATTTCTACTATGATTCAGCAAGAAAGAAAGCTGTATCTAAAGAAGAACGAGGAAATATTAAGAGATTTGCTTGCAAAGATTGAAGACAAGATAAGAGATTTCATGCAGACAGATAAGTATAAGGAGCATATAGAAGCTACTATGCTTACTTCTCTTGAGGCTTTTTCAAGTGAGGAGCATATCTATGTTTCCATCCCACCGACTAACTTTAATAAAGCAAAGGAAGCGGCAGAGTCAGCTCTTAAAAAAGCAGGGTTTGAAAATTACACAATAATTGAAGCAGAGCTTAATTATATAGGAGGCTTTGTACTGGAAAACGAAAGACAGACTATAAGACTTAACAAGACCTTTGCAGAGGCTCTATATCTAAAAAGGGAAGACCTAGGGCAGATGCTTCACGATGCTATAAGAAGAGGTGAGACTCTATGA
- a CDS encoding V-type ATP synthase subunit A, whose amino-acid sequence MEKTAITISVNGPVVGAKNMTGFKVREMVMVGEKKLLGEVISLDGDTGTIQVYEETEGLKSGENVYSTGNPLSLTLGPGMIGNVFDGIQRPLEAIEKISGGFIAEGIGLLSLDKEKLWDVTILVSEDDYVESGEIYATVQETSLIVHKLLIPPGVSGNLKDVKPSGQYTIDEVVATVSCSDRMYPLKLHQVWPVREARPVKERMAIDRLLITGQRVLDIFFPIAKGGTAALPGGFGTGKTMTQHQLAKWSDADIIVYIGCGERGNEITEVLEDFPKLIDPRSGKPLMERTILIANTSNMPVAAREASIYTGITMAEYFRDMGYHVAIMADSTSRWAEALREISGRLEEMPAEEGYPAYLPSRLAQFYERAGFVRSLSGVEGSVTIIGAVSPPGGDFSEPVTENTKRFVNAFLALDRKLAYARHYPAIGYLTSYSGYSKSLRNWYYENVSEDVLEIREKMLFILHEEEKLNSIVQLVGEDVLPDDQRLTLEIAKVIKRGFLQQNAMHKDDTFVPIIKQYEMLKVIYHLHTRALAAVKANLPLSEIRNPEIFDEVVKMKYTVPNEDLSLIDDLHYRIDSYFDELATRYASITEVI is encoded by the coding sequence ATGGAAAAAACAGCTATTACTATTTCCGTCAATGGTCCTGTTGTAGGGGCAAAAAACATGACAGGATTTAAAGTAAGAGAGATGGTTATGGTAGGAGAAAAGAAGCTTCTAGGCGAAGTTATTTCTCTAGATGGGGATACAGGGACTATTCAGGTTTATGAAGAAACCGAGGGACTAAAATCTGGAGAAAACGTATATTCAACAGGAAACCCTCTATCTCTTACTCTTGGACCTGGTATGATAGGAAATGTATTTGATGGGATTCAGCGTCCGCTTGAGGCTATAGAAAAAATATCAGGTGGGTTTATAGCAGAAGGAATAGGACTTTTATCTTTGGACAAGGAAAAGCTCTGGGATGTAACTATTCTAGTATCAGAAGATGATTACGTGGAAAGCGGCGAAATCTATGCTACAGTTCAGGAGACTTCTCTTATAGTTCATAAATTGCTAATTCCACCAGGAGTAAGCGGAAACTTGAAAGATGTGAAGCCTTCTGGCCAGTATACTATCGATGAGGTAGTTGCTACTGTTTCATGTAGTGATAGGATGTATCCGCTTAAGCTTCATCAGGTGTGGCCAGTAAGAGAAGCTAGACCTGTAAAGGAAAGAATGGCTATAGATAGGTTGTTAATCACTGGGCAAAGGGTTCTTGATATTTTCTTTCCTATAGCAAAGGGAGGAACTGCGGCTCTTCCTGGAGGTTTTGGAACAGGAAAAACTATGACTCAGCACCAGCTAGCAAAATGGTCAGATGCAGACATAATAGTCTATATAGGCTGTGGTGAGCGTGGAAATGAAATCACTGAGGTACTAGAGGATTTTCCTAAGCTAATTGACCCTCGTTCTGGAAAGCCGCTTATGGAGAGAACTATATTAATTGCAAATACCTCTAACATGCCAGTTGCGGCTAGAGAGGCGAGCATATATACAGGAATTACTATGGCTGAGTATTTTAGAGATATGGGGTACCATGTTGCCATAATGGCAGACTCTACATCTAGATGGGCTGAGGCTCTTCGTGAGATTTCAGGACGTCTTGAAGAGATGCCAGCAGAGGAAGGCTACCCAGCTTATCTTCCTTCTAGACTAGCTCAGTTTTATGAAAGAGCAGGCTTTGTAAGAAGCTTATCAGGAGTAGAAGGCTCTGTTACTATTATCGGTGCAGTATCACCTCCTGGAGGAGATTTCTCGGAGCCAGTAACAGAAAACACAAAGCGTTTTGTAAATGCGTTTTTAGCTCTAGATAGAAAGCTAGCTTATGCTAGGCACTATCCTGCTATAGGATATCTTACTAGCTACAGTGGATACAGCAAATCTCTTCGTAACTGGTACTATGAAAATGTAAGCGAGGATGTACTGGAAATAAGAGAAAAGATGCTCTTTATCTTGCATGAGGAAGAAAAGCTTAACTCTATAGTTCAGCTAGTAGGCGAAGATGTGCTTCCTGATGACCAGAGGCTTACACTAGAAATTGCAAAGGTTATAAAAAGAGGATTTTTACAGCAAAATGCAATGCATAAGGACGATACCTTTGTGCCGATTATCAAGCAGTATGAGATGCTAAAGGTAATCTACCATCTTCATACTAGAGCACTTGCGGCTGTAAAAGCAAACCTGCCGTTATCTGAAATCAGAAATCCTGAGATTTTTGATGAGGTTGTAAAGATGAAATACACAGTGCCAAATGAGGATTTATCGCTGATAGACGATCTTCATTATCGTATTGATTCGTATTTTGATGAATTAGCTACTAGATACGCATCGATTACGGAGGTGATATAG
- a CDS encoding V-type ATP synthase subunit B: MNTKEYLKLDTVVGSLISLSGAEDVAYGEIIDIVVDGKNKRKGKVVMVDEKAIIAQVFQGTQGISTENTSVRFTGHPLEIPLSKDILGRTFNGIGMPVDDGPQVYSSKKHNVNGRPMNPISRRYPRNYLETGISAIDSLMTLIRGQKLPIFSGNGMPHNELAAQIARQARVRGEEENFAIVFAAMGVKHDDADYFRKSFESSGVLERVVMYLNLADEPVVERITTPRCALTAAEYLAYEEGMHILVIMTDMTSYGEALREISSAREEVPSRKGYPGYLYSDLAQLYERAGMLDGAKGSVTLLPILTMPNDDITHPIPDLSGYITEGQIVLSRDLYQKNIYPPINILPSLSRLMKDGIGEGMTRADHDEVSSQLFSSYSRVQEVRSLSQIIGEEDLSDIDQKFMEFGRQFETRFLSQDIDESRSIEETLDIAWEVLRVLPKEELERISPEFIDKYYGS, translated from the coding sequence ATGAATACAAAGGAATATTTGAAGCTAGATACTGTTGTAGGCTCGCTTATATCTCTTTCGGGAGCTGAGGATGTAGCCTACGGTGAGATTATAGATATAGTAGTAGATGGAAAAAACAAAAGAAAAGGCAAGGTAGTTATGGTAGATGAAAAAGCTATCATAGCTCAGGTATTTCAAGGCACTCAAGGAATATCCACAGAAAATACCTCAGTGAGATTTACAGGACATCCCCTAGAAATTCCGCTATCTAAAGATATTCTAGGCAGAACATTTAATGGAATAGGGATGCCAGTGGATGACGGACCACAGGTATATAGCAGTAAAAAGCACAATGTAAACGGTAGACCTATGAATCCGATTTCTAGACGTTACCCTAGAAACTATCTGGAAACTGGGATATCAGCTATTGATTCACTTATGACTCTTATAAGAGGACAAAAGCTTCCTATATTTTCTGGAAATGGAATGCCGCACAATGAACTTGCGGCTCAGATAGCAAGGCAGGCTAGGGTAAGAGGAGAAGAAGAAAACTTTGCTATAGTATTTGCAGCTATGGGTGTAAAGCACGATGATGCAGATTATTTTAGAAAGAGCTTTGAATCTTCGGGAGTGCTAGAAAGAGTTGTAATGTATTTGAACCTAGCTGACGAGCCTGTAGTTGAGCGTATTACTACACCTAGATGTGCACTTACTGCGGCTGAATATTTAGCCTATGAAGAGGGCATGCATATTCTAGTTATCATGACTGATATGACAAGCTACGGAGAGGCGCTTCGTGAGATATCCTCTGCTAGAGAAGAGGTGCCTAGTAGAAAGGGCTATCCTGGATATCTATATAGTGACCTTGCTCAGCTTTATGAGCGTGCAGGAATGCTAGATGGAGCAAAGGGCTCTGTAACTCTTCTTCCAATACTCACTATGCCAAATGACGATATAACCCATCCTATTCCCGACCTTTCTGGATATATCACAGAAGGACAGATAGTACTATCAAGGGATTTATATCAGAAAAATATTTATCCGCCTATTAATATCTTACCTTCGCTTTCACGTCTTATGAAGGATGGTATAGGAGAAGGCATGACAAGAGCTGACCACGATGAGGTTTCATCTCAGCTGTTTTCTTCGTATTCTAGAGTGCAAGAAGTAAGGAGCCTTTCTCAAATTATAGGAGAAGAAGATCTTTCTGATATAGACCAGAAATTTATGGAATTTGGAAGGCAGTTTGAAACTAGATTCTTGTCTCAGGACATAGATGAAAGTAGAAGCATTGAGGAGACTCTAGATATAGCCTGGGAAGTGCTAAGAGTACTGCCAAAAGAAGAATTAGAGCGTATTTCACCTGAATTCATAGATAAATACTATGGGAGCTGA
- a CDS encoding V-type ATP synthase subunit D: protein MSQEFTPTKANLLKSKDALDFSKKGFSLLDKKRTVLIREVMGLVEKANEIQKLVEEKFEEGYRALQVVNMTIGINNVQEIALSIPKDETFEILYRSIMGLEVPTVEYEKKEDHPTYSFYRTNPAMDIAAKKFLEIKYLIYELAEIENAVYKIAMEIKKTGKRANALDKIQIPRYEEAVKYIQDVLEEKEREDFFRLKKVKDRF, encoded by the coding sequence ATGTCACAAGAATTTACTCCTACAAAAGCTAATTTATTGAAGTCTAAGGATGCCCTTGATTTTTCTAAAAAAGGATTTTCTTTGCTAGATAAGAAAAGAACCGTACTGATTCGAGAAGTAATGGGGCTAGTTGAAAAAGCAAATGAAATTCAAAAATTAGTTGAGGAAAAGTTTGAAGAAGGATATAGAGCTCTTCAGGTCGTAAATATGACTATAGGAATCAATAATGTGCAAGAGATTGCTCTTTCTATACCAAAGGATGAGACCTTTGAAATTTTGTACCGCAGTATCATGGGATTAGAAGTCCCTACTGTAGAGTATGAAAAAAAAGAAGACCATCCGACCTACAGCTTTTATCGTACGAACCCTGCTATGGATATTGCGGCAAAAAAATTTCTAGAAATAAAATATTTAATTTATGAATTAGCAGAGATAGAAAATGCCGTTTACAAGATAGCAATGGAGATTAAAAAAACCGGCAAAAGGGCTAATGCACTGGATAAGATACAGATTCCACGATATGAAGAAGCAGTCAAATATATCCAAGATGTACTAGAGGAAAAAGAGCGTGAAGATTTTTTTAGATTAAAAAAAGTTAAAGATAGGTTTTAA
- the hpf gene encoding ribosome hibernation-promoting factor, HPF/YfiA family, which yields MRVILSGKQIDVTEAMRNSIDTKLSRLDKYFNEEVTAKVTASVFRNLHKIEVTLPVGKTVMRAEAVDTDLYNATDIVVDKLGRQIRKHKTKLMDRGNDTIRFENIEAYIPREEEKEEELHGKIVKRKRFGFRPMSEEEAILQMELLGHNFFVFTSAETDAITVIYKRKDGNYGILEPE from the coding sequence ATGAGAGTTATCCTAAGCGGCAAGCAAATCGATGTTACAGAGGCAATGAGAAATTCAATTGATACAAAACTCTCAAGACTGGATAAGTATTTTAACGAAGAGGTGACAGCAAAAGTAACTGCTAGTGTATTTAGAAACCTTCACAAAATTGAGGTAACGCTACCTGTAGGAAAAACTGTTATGAGAGCAGAGGCTGTTGATACAGATTTATATAACGCGACTGATATCGTAGTTGATAAATTAGGCAGACAGATTCGTAAGCATAAGACAAAATTAATGGATAGAGGCAACGATACCATTAGATTTGAAAATATCGAAGCTTATATTCCTAGAGAAGAGGAGAAGGAAGAAGAACTTCACGGCAAGATTGTAAAGAGAAAGAGATTTGGTTTTAGACCTATGTCAGAGGAGGAAGCTATACTTCAAATGGAGCTACTTGGACATAATTTCTTTGTATTTACAAGTGCTGAAACAGATGCCATTACTGTTATTTATAAGAGAAAAGACGGTAACTACGGTATCTTGGAACCAGAGTAA
- the secA gene encoding preprotein translocase subunit SecA — translation MGFFDNYLTKKEIKALQKSVDIINSLEDSIVKLTDAELTGKTQEFMKRYENGETLDQLLPEAFAVAREASKRVLGMRHYDVQLMGGMVLHQGRIAEMRTGEGKTLVATLPVYLNALSKEGVHVVTVNDYLAKRDMEWMSKLYNFLGLTTGVILHGITPDQRRNAYNADITYGTNNEFGFDYLRDNMVIYKSQMVQRPLNYAIVDEVDSILVDEARTPLIISGQGDKSTALYTMADSFIRMLRNETDYVIDEKGNSVALNESGVEKAEKFFAVENITDIANMETYHHINQALRAHTMMKRDVDYVVKDGEIIIVDEFTGRLMFGRRYSEGLHQAIEAKEGLKVQRESKTLATITFQNYFRMYKKLSGMTGTAKTEEEEFKSIYRMDVVQIPTNKPVVREDMDDVVYKTEAAKYKFAVDEIEERHKNGQPILVGTISIEDSEMLSDMLKKRGIRHEVLNAKNHEKEAEIVAQAGRFGQVTIATNMAGRGTDIILGGNPEFMTVKEMKRLGYADEIITQASGFGYTEDEEIREAREKYHSILEEKKEELKEEQDKVREAGGLCIIGTERHESRRIDNQLRGRAGRQGDPGTSRFFISLEDELMRLFGSDRLMAMVEKIGMDDDMPIEHKMLSKSIEGAQKKVEGKNFSIRKHVLQYDDVMNKQREIIYKERRNVLEGEDVHSEILDMIDKTIDKVLSYYIPEGSYPESWDLKALEERFVNIFHPDKKVEVGNVEDLTKESLKEIIKNEALRLYDEKEKLVGEERMRELERIILLQVVDSKWMDHIDAMDQLRQGIGLRAIGQEDPVRAYQIEGFDMFDEMIQSIQEETLNYIYGFQVRIEAQPIERKQMVDMDKLEQKGGSETEEEGPKQIKTDKVVGRNDLCPCGSGKKYKKCCGKDRV, via the coding sequence TTGGGATTTTTCGATAATTATCTAACCAAAAAAGAAATTAAGGCCTTACAAAAATCAGTAGATATCATAAACTCATTAGAGGATAGCATTGTTAAGCTTACGGATGCAGAGCTTACAGGCAAAACTCAAGAATTTATGAAAAGATATGAAAATGGGGAGACACTAGATCAGCTTCTTCCAGAGGCTTTTGCAGTTGCTAGAGAAGCATCAAAGCGTGTACTAGGTATGAGACACTATGATGTACAGCTTATGGGTGGTATGGTTCTTCATCAAGGACGTATAGCTGAGATGAGAACTGGAGAAGGTAAAACCCTAGTTGCGACTCTTCCAGTATATCTTAATGCTCTTTCAAAAGAGGGAGTACATGTAGTAACAGTAAACGACTACCTTGCAAAAAGAGATATGGAGTGGATGAGCAAGCTTTATAACTTTCTAGGGCTTACTACTGGGGTTATACTTCATGGAATCACTCCAGACCAAAGAAGAAATGCATACAATGCAGATATAACTTACGGAACAAACAACGAGTTTGGATTTGACTATCTAAGAGATAACATGGTAATTTACAAATCTCAAATGGTTCAAAGACCTCTTAATTATGCTATCGTAGATGAGGTCGACTCTATACTAGTGGATGAGGCAAGAACTCCTCTTATCATTTCTGGTCAGGGAGATAAATCTACTGCACTTTACACTATGGCAGATAGCTTTATTCGTATGCTAAGAAATGAAACAGATTATGTTATAGATGAAAAAGGAAATTCAGTTGCACTTAATGAATCAGGCGTAGAAAAAGCAGAGAAATTCTTTGCAGTTGAAAATATAACAGATATAGCAAATATGGAAACCTATCACCATATCAATCAGGCGCTAAGAGCTCACACTATGATGAAAAGAGACGTGGATTACGTAGTAAAAGACGGAGAGATTATCATAGTAGATGAATTTACTGGACGTCTTATGTTTGGACGTAGATATTCAGAAGGACTTCATCAAGCTATTGAGGCTAAAGAAGGGCTGAAGGTTCAAAGAGAATCAAAAACTCTTGCAACTATAACTTTCCAGAACTATTTTAGAATGTACAAAAAACTTTCTGGTATGACTGGTACGGCAAAAACTGAGGAAGAGGAATTTAAGTCTATTTACAGAATGGACGTTGTTCAAATTCCTACCAATAAGCCAGTTGTCCGTGAAGATATGGACGATGTAGTATACAAAACTGAGGCTGCAAAATATAAGTTTGCAGTTGATGAAATAGAAGAAAGACATAAAAATGGACAACCTATTCTAGTGGGTACTATTTCAATAGAAGATTCAGAGATGCTATCTGATATGCTTAAAAAACGTGGTATTCGTCACGAGGTTCTTAATGCAAAGAACCACGAAAAAGAGGCAGAAATAGTAGCTCAAGCAGGGCGCTTTGGACAGGTTACTATAGCTACAAACATGGCGGGGAGAGGGACTGACATCATCCTAGGTGGTAACCCTGAGTTTATGACAGTAAAAGAAATGAAAAGACTCGGTTATGCAGATGAAATCATCACTCAAGCTAGTGGGTTTGGCTATACTGAGGATGAAGAAATAAGAGAAGCGAGAGAAAAATATCACTCAATTCTAGAAGAAAAGAAAGAAGAATTAAAGGAAGAGCAAGATAAAGTAAGAGAAGCTGGAGGACTTTGCATCATAGGTACGGAGCGTCATGAGTCAAGACGTATAGACAACCAGCTTAGAGGTCGTGCAGGAAGACAAGGAGACCCTGGTACATCTAGATTCTTTATATCTCTAGAAGATGAGCTGATGAGACTATTTGGCAGTGACAGACTTATGGCTATGGTAGAAAAAATAGGTATGGACGACGATATGCCTATCGAGCACAAGATGCTGTCTAAATCTATAGAGGGAGCTCAGAAAAAAGTAGAGGGCAAGAACTTCTCTATACGTAAGCACGTACTTCAGTATGACGATGTTATGAATAAACAAAGAGAAATCATCTACAAGGAAAGAAGAAATGTACTTGAAGGTGAAGATGTTCATTCAGAAATCCTAGATATGATAGATAAAACTATAGACAAAGTGCTAAGCTATTACATTCCTGAAGGTTCATATCCAGAATCATGGGATTTAAAAGCACTAGAAGAAAGATTTGTAAACATCTTCCATCCAGACAAAAAAGTCGAAGTAGGCAATGTTGAAGATTTAACTAAAGAGAGCTTAAAGGAAATAATCAAAAATGAAGCGCTTAGACTATATGATGAAAAAGAAAAATTAGTAGGCGAAGAGCGTATGCGTGAGCTTGAGCGTATTATTCTGCTTCAGGTAGTAGATTCTAAGTGGATGGATCATATAGATGCTATGGATCAGCTAAGACAAGGTATAGGGCTAAGAGCGATAGGACAGGAAGACCCTGTAAGAGCTTACCAAATTGAAGGCTTTGATATGTTTGATGAAATGATTCAGTCTATTCAGGAAGAGACACTAAACTATATCTACGGCTTCCAAGTGAGAATTGAGGCTCAACCTATAGAGCGTAAGCAAATGGTAGATATGGATAAGCTTGAGCAAAAAGGTGGCTCTGAGACTGAAGAAGAAGGACCAAAGCAAATTAAAACAGACAAGGTAGTGGGCAGAAATGATTTATGTCCATGTGGAAGTGGCAAAAAATACAAAAAATGCTGCGGAAAGGATAGGGTTTAA
- the prfB gene encoding peptide chain release factor 2 (programmed frameshift), producing MLNIQEHRERLDYMSKSIEELRVSLDIPGLALHKQEIDKEMSEPEFWNEVEKAQQTMQKNKVIEDKLEQFASLESELEDAFVLFELADEDASLEKELHNALNSLEEKIDELKIATLLSGPYDMNNAIVSIHAGSGGLDAQDWTKMLLRMYDRFAQSMGFRVIELDMIADPEAGIKSVTLKIEGANAYGYLKSEKGVHRIVRISPFDTSGKRHTSFASVDVIPELDDSIEIDINPTDLKIDTYRASGAGGQHVNKTESAIRITHLPTGIVVQCQNQRSQHSNKETAMKMLMAKLIELKELEHKDKIEDLQGEYSQISWGSQIRSYVFQPYTMVKDHRTNTEIGNVQSVMDGNIMPFINAYLKENQVKPS from the exons TTGCTAAATATCCAGGAACATAGAGAACGTCTGGACTATATGTCCAAATCTATTGAAGAATTGAGGGTTTCTCTT GACATACCAGGATTAGCCCTTCACAAGCAGGAAATAGATAAAGAAATGAGCGAGCCGGAGTTTTGGAACGAGGTAGAAAAAGCTCAGCAGACCATGCAAAAAAATAAAGTAATAGAAGATAAACTAGAGCAGTTTGCTTCTTTGGAGTCAGAGCTAGAGGACGCTTTTGTCCTCTTTGAGCTGGCTGATGAGGATGCAAGTTTAGAAAAGGAGCTTCATAATGCTCTTAACTCTTTAGAAGAAAAAATAGATGAGCTTAAGATAGCAACCCTGCTCAGTGGGCCATATGATATGAACAATGCAATAGTATCCATACATGCAGGTTCTGGAGGACTTGATGCTCAGGACTGGACTAAAATGCTACTTAGAATGTACGACAGATTTGCTCAGAGCATGGGATTTAGAGTAATTGAGCTAGATATGATAGCAGATCCAGAGGCAGGAATAAAAAGCGTTACTCTAAAAATCGAAGGTGCTAATGCCTATGGTTATCTGAAGAGTGAAAAGGGAGTTCATAGGATTGTGAGAATTTCTCCTTTTGACACCTCTGGCAAGCGTCACACTTCTTTTGCATCTGTGGACGTAATTCCAGAGCTAGATGACAGCATAGAAATCGATATAAATCCAACTGATTTGAAAATAGATACTTACAGAGCATCTGGAGCTGGTGGTCAGCATGTCAACAAAACAGAATCTGCTATACGTATCACCCACCTTCCAACAGGAATAGTTGTACAATGCCAGAACCAGCGTTCTCAGCATTCAAACAAAGAAACGGCAATGAAGATGCTCATGGCAAAGCTCATAGAGTTAAAAGAGCTAGAGCATAAGGATAAAATAGAGGATCTTCAAGGTGAATATTCACAGATAAGCTGGGGTTCTCAGATTAGATCCTATGTATTTCAGCCCTATACTATGGTAAAGGATCATAGAACCAATACTGAGATAGGAAACGTACAATCAGTAATGGATGGAAATATAATGCCTTTTATCAATGCTTATCTTAAAGAAAACCAAGTTAAGCCTAGCTAA
- a CDS encoding DegV family protein → MGTRVIADSTSYMGKQLLEKYNINQVSLSVDFGDESYRETEISNEDFYNLMDKKGIPKSSQPPIGELVKAFYDVVSSGDSAVGVFLSSDMSGTYQSALMAKNMVLEKLPDAEIEVVDSKSNCMQLGFAVLAAAKAAIEGLSLDKIVEKAKDNIDRSRFLFIPDNLVYLEKGGRIGRAGAMLGNLLKIIPILTVEDGITSIYKKVRTKQKAVTQMIEKILEDAKNFGGLEELVVHHINCIDEAKLVAEKLKEILPIKTIAIHDIGPVIGLHVGPGAIGIAYYTKEKMR, encoded by the coding sequence ATGGGTACTAGAGTTATCGCTGACAGTACCAGCTATATGGGAAAGCAGCTCCTTGAAAAATACAACATTAATCAGGTGTCTCTAAGTGTTGATTTTGGAGATGAAAGCTATAGAGAAACAGAAATTTCAAATGAAGATTTTTACAATCTAATGGATAAAAAAGGGATACCTAAATCCTCTCAGCCACCTATAGGAGAGCTAGTAAAAGCTTTCTATGATGTGGTTTCTAGTGGAGATAGCGCAGTTGGGGTTTTTCTTTCATCCGATATGAGTGGAACCTACCAAAGTGCACTTATGGCAAAAAACATGGTATTAGAGAAGCTTCCTGATGCAGAAATAGAAGTAGTTGATTCTAAATCAAACTGTATGCAGTTGGGATTCGCAGTGCTTGCTGCGGCAAAGGCAGCTATAGAGGGGCTTTCTTTAGATAAAATAGTAGAAAAAGCTAAAGACAATATAGATAGAAGCAGATTTTTGTTCATCCCTGATAATCTAGTATATTTAGAAAAAGGTGGAAGGATAGGAAGAGCTGGAGCTATGCTTGGCAACCTTCTTAAAATCATTCCAATCTTAACCGTAGAAGATGGAATAACTAGCATATACAAAAAGGTGAGAACAAAGCAAAAAGCTGTAACTCAGATGATTGAAAAAATCCTTGAGGATGCCAAAAATTTTGGAGGGCTTGAGGAACTAGTCGTACACCATATAAACTGTATAGATGAAGCAAAGCTAGTAGCAGAAAAGTTAAAGGAAATTCTTCCTATTAAAACCATAGCTATTCACGATATTGGCCCAGTTATAGGGCTTCATGTGGGTCCAGGAGCTATAGGAATAGCCTATTATACAAAAGAAAAAATGAGATAA
- a CDS encoding YaaR family protein: protein MQGANGVGIKGIQQLPLATNIKLEGKSAIKEASRSEFLEKFEKIKSENVKEELENIFGKITEQADKIGEKMYLKDILEYKKLVKEFLNVATQNSHQFQNQNFLDRRGRHRNYSIVKTVDRELDTLTREFINGQIDHMGVLKKIDDIRGMLLDIMM from the coding sequence ATGCAAGGAGCTAACGGAGTAGGAATTAAGGGTATACAACAGCTTCCCCTAGCTACTAATATAAAACTAGAAGGTAAGTCAGCCATCAAAGAGGCTTCTAGGTCAGAGTTTTTGGAAAAATTCGAGAAGATAAAATCTGAAAACGTAAAAGAAGAGCTTGAAAATATATTTGGAAAAATTACTGAGCAAGCTGATAAAATCGGCGAAAAGATGTATTTAAAGGATATTTTGGAATATAAAAAGCTCGTAAAAGAGTTTCTAAATGTTGCGACCCAAAACTCTCATCAATTCCAAAATCAGAATTTTTTAGATAGAAGAGGTCGTCATAGAAATTACTCTATAGTAAAAACTGTAGATAGAGAGCTCGACACTCTAACTAGAGAATTTATTAATGGTCAGATAGACCATATGGGAGTCCTTAAAAAAATCGACGATATAAGAGGAATGCTATTAGATATTATGATGTAA